The Christiangramia salexigens genome includes the window CTGGGCCTATTATGGGAGAGAGACATGTTTACCCCACGTGGAAACAAATGGATCATCCTTATATCACTTATTATAGGACTCTCTTTCGGGGTGCATTTTATGGGATTACTTACCCTGCCCGCGATAGGATTCCTATATTATTTCAAGAATTATAAGGAGGTAACAGTTAAGAACTTTATCATCGCGAATATTGTAGTGGTCGCTGTGCTGATGTTCATCTTTAAATTATTACTGCCTTATACCCTGACCTTCTTCTCTGCTTCCGAATTATTCTTCACCAATAATCTCGGAATGCCATTTAATACGGGTACCATAGTCGCCTTATTGGTGATCGTGGCCATTTTTTATTACGCCATCAACTACACCAGAAAGAAGAACCTTTATAAATACAACACCTTACTGCTTTGCATACTGTTCGTTTTAGTAGGATTTTCCAGCTGGGTGATGCTTCCTATTCGAAGTAATGCTCCAACAGTCATTAACGAGAACAGTCCAGATAACGCCAGGGAATTACTGGCCTATTATAACAGGGAACAATATGGGGAGACCCACCTTTTCTACGGTCCTCAGTGGTCTGAAATGTATTCGGGACTTGATGAAAACAATCCTTATGAGGATGCCAAGCCGAAATATGAAAAGGACGAAGAACTTGGCAAATATGTGATCGTAAACGATTATAAGAATGCCAAGCAAAATCTGGATGATGATCACAAGGCACTACTCCCCAGAATGTGGAGTACAGAGCATGCCGTGAATTACATGGAATTCACGGGTCCGCTGGAATTTAAGATCAAACCTGAATATCAGGGAGAAGAAAGATTACTTTCAGCCGTTAACGATTTCAAGTCCCAGTTCTCTAGAGGCGAACGTGATATGGAAGATTATCACAACTTCCTGAGACAATTTGGAGATTATCTGGATGTTGAAAAACCGAGTTTCGCAGATAATATCGCTTACTTACTAGAGTATCAGATAGGCTATATGTACTGGCGCTATTTTATGTGGAATTTTACCGGACGTCAGGATGATAATCAGGGGAAATACAACGACCTGCATGGAAACTGGTTAAGCGGAATTGACTTTATAGATGAAATGCATATTGGGCCGCAGGACAATCTACCTTCAGATATTAAAAATAACAAAGCGCGAAACACCTATTATTTCCTTCCTTTCATTCTGGGAATCATCGGACTCGTATTTCATTTGAAACGAGACAAGAAGAATTTCTGGGTATTAATGGTATTCTTCCTTTTTACCGGGATCGCCTTAAAGATATACCTGAATGAAAGACCTTTCGAGCCACGTGAAAGGGATTATGCTCTGGTAGGATCCTTCTATGTTTTTGCGATGTGGATAGGTTTCGGGGTTTACGCGCTATTCGATAAACTAAGACATTACCTAAGTCCGAAGATCGTAGCTCCCGTGGTTATTGGCGCCAGCCTATTATGTGTGCCGGTTTTACTGGCTTCAGAAAACTGGGATGATCACGACAGGTCTAAGAGAGATTCGGCATTGGTCATGGCCAAGATGTACCTTGACTCTGTAGACGAAAATGGAATTTTGTTTACCATAGGTGATAACGACACCTTCGCTCTATGGTATGCTCAGCAGATCGAAAAATACAGAACAGACGTAAGGGTAATTAATACAAGCCTGCTCGCAACCGACTGGTATATAGACCAGATGAAGCGAAAGGCTTTTGAAAGTGATGCTGTGCCATCGCAGCTTACCAACGATTTCTATAACGGAAAGAATGATGCCATCTTCCTAAGAGAACTCACTCAGGACACATTGCGCATAGATACCTGGATGAATTATATACAGAATGAAGATCCACGAACAAAAGCGGAACTTCAAAGTGGGACTATGATCAACACGTTCCCCTCTAAACATATTCGCATTCCCGTTAATAAACAGACGGTTCTTGAGAAGAATATTGTTGAAGAAGATGAAGCAGATCAGATCGTAGACCATATAGACGTTACCATCAAAGATCAGGTACTATACAAAAACCGGATCCTGATGTTCGATATTATTGCAAACAATAATTGGGAAAGACCGATCTACTTTACCGGTGGAAGCTTTGGCGATGAAGATTATTTATGGATGAAGGATTACCTTCAGCTGGACGGAGTAGCCTATAAACTGGTTCCCTTAAAAACTCCACTGAACCCAAGAAATCCTTTCGACATGGGAAGAGTGAATACAGACAAAATGTATGATATCGTGACCAATTGGGATTGGGGAAGCATGGGCTCTTCTGAGATCTATCACGATCCGGAAACCAGAAAGAACTCCATAACCTATAGAAGCAACCTTGCGAGATTGACCGAAAATCTTCTTCAGGAAGGAGACACTACCAGAGCCGAAGAGATCCTGGATCTTGGAATGAAGAATATGCCGGTGGAATATTATGAATATTACACCCTGCTTGAGCCATTCATAAGCGGATATTACGAGGTCAATAAACCTGAAAAAGCCATGGCATTATGGAAGAAAGTGGTTAAAAAATATCAGGAAAATCTGGAGTATTACAGCAGCTGGAAAGTGGACAGGCAATATATGTATGCCGATGAGATCATCACAGATATGGAAAGGTATCGCGGATTACTCGATATACTCGTGATCTACGAGGAAGAAGAAACCGCAAGGGCTAAAGCCAAAGAATTCAATTCTTATCTGAGATTGTTCAGACACTTTTACAGACAGGATGAAGAATTCGACACTTCAATGGAAGGCCCCGATCAGCAATTCCTACAGGAAGCGCTGGACGGAGCAGAATTACAATCAGAAGCTGCAGAGCCTAAAGAAGTTGATTCGGTTCAGCAATAAAGTTGGCGTATATTTATAGTATCCGTTTATTGTAGTATTGAAGCAATTCACCGGATAGAACATGAAAATATTCCGAGCTAAATATCCGTCACTTCTAAGCTTTCTTTATCCCAAAAGAATTTCCAGAATTGATAATACCGGTTCTGTATATCTCACATTCGATGACGGACCGGTTCCCGAGGTAACCCCCTGGGTTTTGGATCTGTTAGCCCAATATGATGCCAAAGCCACCTTCTTCTGCATTGGGGAGAATATTTCAAAATCTCCTGAGATCTTTAAAAGAATAATAACCGAAGGCCATCAAATAGGGAATCACACTTATAATCACCTCAACGGATGGAGCACATCCAAAAAGGTGTATATGGATAATATAAAACAGACGGAGAGAACTTTCAGAATTGAAACCGGACTAAGTGACAACACTTTATCCACTCCTATTTTTAAACTATTTCGTCCGCCTTATGGGAAGATCAAAAACTCACAGGCAAGACTGGTGAAAAATCTGGGTTATGAAATCGTTATGTGGGATGTGATAAGCGGGGATTATGATCAGAGCTTTAGCCCGGAAAAGTGCTATAAGAATGTAATGAAAAATGTTAGGGGTGGGAGTACTATCGTTTTCCACGACAGCCAAAAAGCCTTTCCAAATCTGGAGAAGATCCTTCCTCAAATACTCGAAGACCTGAAAAACAAAGGTTTTAAATTTCGCTCCCTTAAAGATGCTCTTTAAGTAGACCTATCAGGGTATTGGCATCCTGTTCACCGCTGTGTCGCCATTTCATTTCACCGGACTTATAGATCATTAGAGTAGGTAAACCCTTGACTCTTAATGCCTCGGCAAGCTGAGAGTTCTTATCCACATCAATTTTGATCACCTTAGCCTTGTCTCCCATAGCAGCCGCAACATCCCTAAGAACAGGGTGCATGGCCACGGAAGCCTCATTCCATTCGGTATAAAAATCCAGAAGCA containing:
- a CDS encoding protein O-mannosyl-transferase family gives rise to the protein MTDFNFSKWNKILGWLVFVIALTTYTLSLEPTASFWDAGEYIATSANLEVGHPPGAPFYQMMGAFFATFAPDNSQVALMINFMSGFASAIAVMFMFWSISILVLKIAGPRDELSISKKVAVLGSALVGSLAFTFTDSFWFNAVEAEVYAMAACFMSVMFYLGLLWERDMFTPRGNKWIILISLIIGLSFGVHFMGLLTLPAIGFLYYFKNYKEVTVKNFIIANIVVVAVLMFIFKLLLPYTLTFFSASELFFTNNLGMPFNTGTIVALLVIVAIFYYAINYTRKKNLYKYNTLLLCILFVLVGFSSWVMLPIRSNAPTVINENSPDNARELLAYYNREQYGETHLFYGPQWSEMYSGLDENNPYEDAKPKYEKDEELGKYVIVNDYKNAKQNLDDDHKALLPRMWSTEHAVNYMEFTGPLEFKIKPEYQGEERLLSAVNDFKSQFSRGERDMEDYHNFLRQFGDYLDVEKPSFADNIAYLLEYQIGYMYWRYFMWNFTGRQDDNQGKYNDLHGNWLSGIDFIDEMHIGPQDNLPSDIKNNKARNTYYFLPFILGIIGLVFHLKRDKKNFWVLMVFFLFTGIALKIYLNERPFEPRERDYALVGSFYVFAMWIGFGVYALFDKLRHYLSPKIVAPVVIGASLLCVPVLLASENWDDHDRSKRDSALVMAKMYLDSVDENGILFTIGDNDTFALWYAQQIEKYRTDVRVINTSLLATDWYIDQMKRKAFESDAVPSQLTNDFYNGKNDAIFLRELTQDTLRIDTWMNYIQNEDPRTKAELQSGTMINTFPSKHIRIPVNKQTVLEKNIVEEDEADQIVDHIDVTIKDQVLYKNRILMFDIIANNNWERPIYFTGGSFGDEDYLWMKDYLQLDGVAYKLVPLKTPLNPRNPFDMGRVNTDKMYDIVTNWDWGSMGSSEIYHDPETRKNSITYRSNLARLTENLLQEGDTTRAEEILDLGMKNMPVEYYEYYTLLEPFISGYYEVNKPEKAMALWKKVVKKYQENLEYYSSWKVDRQYMYADEIITDMERYRGLLDILVIYEEEETARAKAKEFNSYLRLFRHFYRQDEEFDTSMEGPDQQFLQEALDGAELQSEAAEPKEVDSVQQ
- a CDS encoding polysaccharide deacetylase family protein: MKIFRAKYPSLLSFLYPKRISRIDNTGSVYLTFDDGPVPEVTPWVLDLLAQYDAKATFFCIGENISKSPEIFKRIITEGHQIGNHTYNHLNGWSTSKKVYMDNIKQTERTFRIETGLSDNTLSTPIFKLFRPPYGKIKNSQARLVKNLGYEIVMWDVISGDYDQSFSPEKCYKNVMKNVRGGSTIVFHDSQKAFPNLEKILPQILEDLKNKGFKFRSLKDAL
- a CDS encoding thioredoxin family protein; this translates as MSKFGELVDLKIPVLLDFYTEWNEASVAMHPVLRDVAAAMGDKAKVIKIDVDKNSQLAEALRVKGLPTLMIYKSGEMKWRHSGEQDANTLIGLLKEHL